The DNA region CGGAGGACAAAATTGTCAGAAGAAAGGGGAAATTATTTGTGATTAACAAAAAAAATCCAAGAAATAAACAAAGACAAGGATAAACTATGGCACGTATTCGAGGAATTGAATTACCCAATAAGCGTGGCGATATTAGCCTGACTTATATTTATGGAATAGGAAAATCATCAGCCCGTAAAATACTTGAAAAGGCAGGCGTTGATTTTTCCTTAAAGGTAGATAAGTGGACAGACGAACAGTTGGTAGCTATCCGTAATATTATTAACGAAGAGTACAAAACTGAAG from Sphingobacteriales bacterium includes:
- the rpmJ gene encoding 50S ribosomal protein L36, whose protein sequence is MKVRVSIKKRSPEDKIVRRKGKLFVINKKNPRNKQRQG
- the rpsM gene encoding 30S ribosomal protein S13 yields the protein MARIRGIELPNKRGDISLTYIYGIGKSSARKILEKAGVDFSLKVDKWTDEQLVAIRNIINEEYKTEGELRSEVQMNIKRLIDIGCYRGIRHRKGLPVRGQRTHTNARTRKGKKKGAIANKKQVGKK